One region of Halomonas huangheensis genomic DNA includes:
- a CDS encoding aldehyde dehydrogenase family protein — protein MVMQQTISPVDGSVYVERELADVGTIELALGRAVAAQRAWREVSVADRCRYCAAMVDAFVARRDALSEELSWQMGRPISQAGGEIGGFEERARTMIRLAESALAPISLANKPGFTRYITREPLGVSLIVAPWNFPFMTAVNAVVPAILAGNAVILKHSAQTPLCAERMAEAFDAAGLPEGVFQFLHMSHSATEALIRDPRIDHVSFTGSVAGGEMVERNAQGRFIATALELGGKDPAYIRADVDLDAAVDGVMDGAFFNSGQSCCGIERIYVHRDIHDAFVERAVDWLRQLRLGNPTDPTTTLGPLVKPAAADFVRGQIEEAVAAGARAWIDPGDYPLSVPGSAYLAPQLLTGVDHSMRVMHEESFGPVVGIMPVVDDDSAVALMNDSEFGLTAAVFTRDLEVGEALARRLQAGTVFTNRCDYLDPELAWTGIKQSGRGCSLSRLGFDTLTRPKSFHLKHA, from the coding sequence ATGGTAATGCAGCAGACAATTTCTCCAGTGGATGGATCAGTCTACGTGGAGCGAGAGCTGGCCGACGTCGGGACAATTGAATTGGCCCTGGGCCGTGCAGTAGCTGCACAACGCGCCTGGCGTGAGGTATCGGTCGCAGACCGGTGCCGGTATTGCGCGGCGATGGTCGATGCCTTTGTCGCGCGTCGTGATGCGTTGAGCGAAGAACTCAGCTGGCAGATGGGGCGGCCGATTAGTCAGGCCGGAGGGGAGATTGGTGGCTTCGAGGAGCGTGCACGCACCATGATTCGCCTTGCCGAGTCGGCGTTGGCACCGATCTCGTTGGCGAACAAACCCGGGTTCACGCGTTACATCACTCGCGAGCCGCTGGGGGTGTCGTTGATCGTGGCACCGTGGAATTTCCCTTTCATGACCGCGGTGAATGCCGTGGTACCGGCGATCCTCGCCGGCAATGCGGTAATTCTCAAACACTCTGCCCAGACACCATTGTGTGCCGAACGCATGGCTGAAGCCTTTGACGCGGCAGGACTTCCCGAAGGGGTATTCCAGTTTCTGCATATGAGCCACAGCGCAACGGAGGCATTGATACGCGACCCGCGTATTGACCATGTGTCCTTTACCGGCTCGGTGGCCGGCGGCGAGATGGTCGAGCGCAATGCCCAGGGGCGCTTCATCGCCACCGCCCTGGAACTGGGTGGCAAGGATCCGGCTTATATCCGTGCCGATGTCGATCTCGATGCGGCGGTGGATGGAGTGATGGACGGCGCCTTCTTCAACTCGGGGCAGAGTTGCTGTGGTATCGAACGCATCTATGTCCACCGGGATATTCATGATGCCTTTGTCGAACGTGCCGTGGACTGGCTGCGGCAACTCAGGCTGGGAAACCCAACCGACCCAACCACAACGCTGGGACCGCTGGTCAAACCCGCAGCGGCAGATTTCGTGCGTGGCCAGATCGAGGAGGCGGTTGCGGCAGGAGCACGGGCCTGGATCGACCCCGGTGATTACCCATTGTCGGTACCGGGGAGTGCCTACCTGGCACCACAGTTACTGACCGGCGTCGACCATTCGATGCGGGTGATGCATGAAGAGAGCTTCGGGCCAGTGGTTGGTATCATGCCTGTTGTAGATGATGACAGCGCGGTGGCGTTGATGAATGACAGTGAATTCGGCCTGACAGCCGCGGTATTCACCCGTGATCTCGAGGTAGGCGAAGCTCTGGCACGACGCCTGCAGGCCGGCACCGTCTTCACCAATCGCTGCGACTATCTTGACCCGGAACTGGCCTGGACAGGTATCAAGCAGTCGGGACGTGGCTGCTCGTTGTCACGCCTTGGTTTCGACACCCTGACCCGCCCCAAATCCTTCCATCTCAAACACGCCTGA